In Vigna unguiculata cultivar IT97K-499-35 chromosome 3, ASM411807v1, whole genome shotgun sequence, a single genomic region encodes these proteins:
- the LOC114176912 gene encoding disease resistance response protein 206-like, producing MEITRFVFSLFFLVMMAVGSSGSPTHWRRKRVREPCKKLVFYFHDIIYNGHNSKNATSAIVGSPAWGNRTILAGQNHFGDLVVFDDPITLDNNLHSAAVGRAQGFYIYDKKEIFTAWLGFSFVFNSTEHKGSINFAGADPLMNKTRDISVIGGTGDFFMTRGVATLSTDAFEGEVYFRLRADINLFECW from the coding sequence ATGGAAATAACGAGGTTcgttttttctctcttcttcttggTAATGATGGCGGTGGGATCTTCGGGTTCTCCGACCCATTGGAGAAGAAAAAGGGTTCGTGAGCCGTGCAAGAAGTTGGTGTTCTATTTCCACGACATAATCTACAATGGTCATAACTCCAAGAACGCAACTTCAGCCATTGTGGGATCACCCGCATGGGGAAACAGGACCATACTTGCAGGGCAGAACCATTTCGGCGACCTGGTTGTGTTCGATGACCCTATCACCTTGGACAACAATCTGCACTCAGCAGCCGTAGGACGTGCCCAAGGGTTCTACATTTACGACAAGAAGGAGATTTTCACGGCTTGGCTTGGCTTCTCCTTCGTGTTCAACTCGACGGAGCATAAGGGTAGCATCAACTTCGCAGGTGCAGACCCTTTGATGAACAAAACGAGGGACATTTCGGTGATTGGAGGGACCGGTGATTTCTTCATGACTAGGGGTGTGGCCACTCTCTCTACGGATGCATTTGAAGGGGAGGTTTATTTCAGGCTTCGTGCGGATATCAACTTGTTCGAGTGTTGGTGA
- the LOC114177264 gene encoding disease resistance response protein 206-like gives MGAKVSFIILFMLLIIASCSGKRKQYTPCKSLVLFFHDIIYNGNNAGNATSAIVAAPEGGNLTKLASQFHFGNIAVFDDPITFDNNLHSKPVGRAQGFYIYDTKNTYTSWLGFTFVLNTTQHQGTITFAGADPIMQKTRDISVTGGTGDFFMHRGIATIMTDAFEGEVYFRLRVDIKFYECW, from the coding sequence ATGGGTGCGAAAGTTTCCTTCATCATTTTGTTTATGCTCCTTATAATTGCTTCATGTTCAGGCAAGAGGAAGCAATACACACCATGCAAAAGCTTGGTCCTCTTCTTCCACGACATCATTTACAATGGAAACAATGCAGGCAATGCAACCTCTGCAATAGTAGCAGCCCCAGAAGGTGGTAACTTGACCAAACTGGCGAGCCAGTTCCACTTTGGAAACATAGCGGTTTTCGATGACCCCATCACGTTCGACAACAACCTTCACTCAAAACCCGTGGGAAGGGCTCAGGGCTTTTACATCTACGACACCAAAAACACTTACACTTCGTGGCTTGGTTTCACCTTTGTTCTTAACACCACTCAGCATCAGGGAACCATCACTTTCGCCGGAGCTGACCCCATCATGCAGAAAACTAGAGACATCTCAGTCACTGGTGGCACCGGCGATTTCTTCATGCACAGAGGAATTGCCACCATTATGACCGATGCATTTGAAGGCGAAGTTTATTTTCGACTTCGTGTTGATATCAAGTTCTACGAGTGTTGGTGA